One Coffea arabica cultivar ET-39 chromosome 5c, Coffea Arabica ET-39 HiFi, whole genome shotgun sequence DNA window includes the following coding sequences:
- the LOC113689144 gene encoding uncharacterized protein: MTDVLERLAECQGPEPVNQPKNQVKGGDRALERFLKFAPPRFHRGSDPEVAENWFERMVELFAALDYAEERQVNFVIFQFEGTARSWWNVVRAKWEREQTPWTWVNFEREFNVKFLLPIIEEKREDDFIKLKQGLLSVAEYEERFIKLSKFVPELVITERKRIRRFIQGLNIDIQESLAAAQIITFTNALDKV; this comes from the coding sequence ATGACCGATGTTCTGGAGCGCTTAGCTGAGTGCCAAGGACCTGAACCAGTCAACCAACCTAAGAACCAAGTGAAGGGTggggatagagcccttgagcgattcttgaagttcgctcCACCTAGGTTTCATAGAGGGTCTGATCCCGAGGTAGCGGAAAATTGGTTTGAGAGAATGGTTGAGCTTTTTGCTGCTTTAGATTATGCCGAGGAAAGGCAagtaaattttgtaattttccagtttgagggaaCGGCACGCTCATGGTGGAACGTTGTAAGGgcgaaatgggaaagagaacaaaccccttggacttgggtaaACTTTGAGAGGGAGTTTAATGTCAAATTTCTCCTGCCAATTAtagaagaaaagagggaggacgaCTTCATTAAATTGAAACAAGGATTACTAAGTGTGGCCGAGTATGAGGAGCGGTTCattaaactttccaaatttgtCCCTGAGCTAGTGATCACAGAGCGCAAAAGGATAAGGAGGTTTATTCAAGGACTAAACATAGATATCCAAGAATCTCTAGCAGCCGCCCAGATCATCACTTTTACGAATGCCTTGGATAAAGTATAG